A DNA window from Zingiber officinale cultivar Zhangliang chromosome 3A, Zo_v1.1, whole genome shotgun sequence contains the following coding sequences:
- the LOC122050519 gene encoding pectinesterase inhibitor 3-like, whose protein sequence is MLSGAENLLAILIVLACASPYPSHAAAAPSRSSSIVLSACARARYPSLCVRTFILTTPSSDVDFARATTASALSSARHSAAFLRRGPLPASAAFRDCARLLLHSVDQLDRVSRQLTGDKAAQRRLGDAQTWVSAAMTDQDMCLQELGPEEGAGSASKDLSARVTTAWQLASNALYFITQLSDSRGRGRNN, encoded by the coding sequence ATGCTCTCCGGAGCCGAAAACCTCCTCGCCATCCTCATAGTCCTGGCTTGCGCCTCTCCCTACCCTTCCCACGCCGCCGCCGCCCCCTCGCGCTCTTCCTCGATCGTGCTCTCTGCCTGCGCACGCGCGCGCTACCCATCCCTCTGCGTCCGCACCTTCATTCTCACCACCCCCTCCTCCGACGTTGACTTCGCCCGGGCCACAACCGCCTCTGCCCTCTCCTCCGCCCGTCACTCTGCCGCCTTCCTCCGCAGAGGCCCTCTCCCCGCCTCCGCCGCCTTCCGCGACTGCGCCCGCCTCCTACTCCACTCCGTCGACCAGCTCGACCGAGTGTCCCGCCAACTCACGGGCGACAAGGCGGCGCAGAGGCGGCTCGGCGACGCCCAGACGTGGGTCAGCGCCGCCATGACCGACCAGGACATGTGCCTCCAGGAGCTCGGCCCAGAGGAGGGAGCCGGATCCGCTAGCAAAGACCTCTCCGCCCGTGTGACGACGGCGTGGCAGCTCGCCAGCAACGCGCTCTACTTCATCACCCAACTCTCCGACTCCCGCGGCCGTGGCAGGAATAATTAA
- the LOC122050520 gene encoding protein SLOW GREEN 1, chloroplastic-like: MEAALVASVPIHGGRSSLSRHRISMKPHFYSPKTLLRFPASRLSRARHLPPRRNPLRAAASGAVVLAALLSAAFRPPLARADPSAATPPAVEVPADTESDPSIASQLLHSLLFRKLESGDDSEALPAIRQLISAHPDETEWKLLAARLFRETGEVAEARRLYEEILAVDPLSFEALFENAVLLDRCGEGDAAIERLEQELYLAKEEQPEKVARDARLIMAQIEFLQKKPEAALSSYEELAKEDPDDYRPYFCQGVICSLLNRNEEAREKFSKYHELLSLRKLN; the protein is encoded by the coding sequence ATGGAAGCGGCCCTTGTCGCCTCCGTCCCCATCCATGGCGGCCGATCCTCACTCTCTCGGCATCGTATCTCGATGAAGCCCCATTTCTATTCCCCGAAAACCCTCCTCCGCTTCCCGGCTTCCAGGCTTTCAAGGGCCCGGCACCTTCCTCCACGTCGAAACCCACTCCGCGCCGCGGCCTCCGGCGCCGTCGTCCTCGCCGCCCTTCTCTCCGCCGCATTCCGTCCTCCTCTCGCCCGCGCGGATCCCTCCGCGGCTACTCCTCCGGCGGTCGAGGTGCCCGCGGACACCGAATCGGACCCCTCCATCGCCTCTCAGCTTCTCCACTCTCTCCTTTTTCGAAAGCTCGAATCCGGGGACGACTCAGAGGCCCTCCCCGCCATCCGCCAGCTCATCTCCGCCCATCCGGACGAAACGGAGTGGAAACTCCTGGCCGCTCGGCTTTTCCGCGAGACGGGCGAGGTTGCAGAGGCCCGCCGTCTGTACGAGGAGATCCTCGCCGTCGATCCGCTCTCATTTGAGGCTCTCTTCGAGAACGCGGTCCTCTTGGACCGGTGCGGAGAAGGGGACGCGGCGATCGAGCGACTGGAACAAGAATTGTACCTAGCGAAGGAAGAGCAGCCGGAGAAGGTGGCCAGGGACGCGCGGCTCATCATGGCCCAAATTGAATTCTTGCAGAAGAAACCGGAGGCGGCGCTGTCGAGCTACGAGGAGTTGGCCAAGGAGGATCCCGACGACTACAGGCCGTACTTCTGCCAGGGAGTGATCTGTAGCTTGTTGAACCGTAATGAAGAGGCAAGGGAGAAGTTCTCCAAGTACCATGAACTTCTTTCACTTCGGAAATTAAATTGA